The following proteins come from a genomic window of Larimichthys crocea isolate SSNF chromosome III, L_crocea_2.0, whole genome shotgun sequence:
- the gnrh3 gene encoding gonadotropin-releasing hormone 3 yields MEVSSRVMVQVLLLALVVQVTLAQHWSYGWLPGGKRSVGELEATIRMMGTGGVVSLPEEASAQTQERLRPYNVINDDSSHFDRKKRFANN; encoded by the exons ATGGAAGTGAGCAGCAGAGTGAtggtgcaggtgttgttgttggcGTTGGTGGTTCAGGTCACCCTGGCCCAACACTGGTCCTATGGATGGCTACCAGGTGGAAAGAGAAGTGTGGGAGAGCTGGAGGCAACCATCAgg ATGATGGGTACAGGAGGAGTGGTGTCTCTTCCTGAAGAGGCGAGTGCCCAAACCCAAGAGAGACTTAGACCATACAATGTA ATTAATGATGATTCCAGTCATTTTGACCGAAAGAAAAGGTTCGCTAATAATTGA